The following coding sequences are from one Rutidosis leptorrhynchoides isolate AG116_Rl617_1_P2 chromosome 11, CSIRO_AGI_Rlap_v1, whole genome shotgun sequence window:
- the LOC139877421 gene encoding uncharacterized protein, whose amino-acid sequence MPTKNTKPISPFLILLIIHWFFCVSFCLNHDPVLLKGIDVGHPTIDVTLKPIHGLIQGSKDVESCERVPVHGISRLKLKSYAKAYRVMLVPSVVIPDRLHSRIQICFHSNASLGLCECEKDDWRSIHKGLWSSIMSPYDQRFVDVKFNGALSGSVTVTLDEVSQEWRYVLLAVGIVLLILAPIVSTWVPFYYTSSMAIGVLAVVLILLYQGMKLLPTGRKSAFYLSMYTSLVGAGSFLVHYVAIFINSILANFGFSQEMQNPVSVFALLLIILLGAGLGYWLVRKYIISEDGDVDDDVAQFIKWAMRVIAVTCIFMSSIDTPLAFAAVGSCLALYYAISSIKWHDADSPKFYKNPNLWGLSGQRTPKVGRAEFLSRPKKFGPSVNMWNVPKNSFSWSNSPVRGPMSASGNTGSTESQHDFYSTFHKTPDRKKFTKKEWEEFTEESTRESVAELASSPEFTEWMIKNANRIKLLPDNNGSDDDASGSDSTDGYLVKKKTRFFNWGRR is encoded by the exons ATGCCCACTAAAAACACTAAACCCATTTCCCCTTTTCTCATATTATTAATTATCCACTGGTTCTTTTGTGTGTCCTTTTGCCTTAATCATGATCCAGTTCTACTTAAAG GCATTGATGTGGGCCATCCGACTATAGATGTAACACTTAAACCGATTCATGGCTTAATTCAGGGATCTAAAGACGTGGAATCTTGCGAACGTGTTCCCGTACATGGCATTTCGAGACTGAAACTTAAGAGTTATGCGAAAGCATATCGAGTTATGTTGGTTCCTTCGGTTGTGATCCCTGACAGATTGCATAGTAGGATTCAAATCTGCTTTCACTC GAACGCTTCACTCGGGTTATGCGAGTGTGAAAAGGATGATTGGAGATCTATACATAAAGGGTTATGGAGTTCAATAATGTCACCTTATGATCAAAGATTTGTTGATGTGAAGTTCAATGGCGCACTTTCTGGTTCGGTAACAGTCACTCTTGATGAAG TGTCTCAGGAATGGCGTTACGTGTTGCTTGCAGTAGGAATTGTATTGCTAATATTAGCACCCATTGTTAGCACGTGGGTCCCGTTTTACTATACCAGTTCTATGGCTATTGGAGTTTTAGCTGTAGTTCTCATACTTCTTTATCAG GGGATGAAGTTATTACCTACTGGCAGAAAAAGTGCCTTTTATTTAAGCATGTACACCTCACTG GTTGGTGCTGGATCTTTTCTGGTTCATTATGTTGCAATTTTTATCAATTCAATCCTAGCAAATTTCGGATTCAGTCAAGAGATGCAGAATCCA GTTTCCGTATTTGCGCTGCTTTTAATAATTCTTCTAGGGGCTGGACTTGGTTATTGGTTGGTACGCAAATATATTATTTCAGAAGATGGAGACGTTGATGATGATGTAGCCCAATTTATTAAATGGGCCATGCGCGTTATCGCAGTCACGTGTATATTCATG AGCTCTATCGACACTCCTTTGGCATTTGCAGCTGTCGGTTCTTGTTTAGCACTATATTACGCGATTAGTTCTATCAAGTGGCACGATGCTGA TTCGCCCAAGTTTTATAAGAACCCAAATTTGTGGGGATTAAGTGGGCAACGAACACCGAAAGTCGGACGTGCCGAATTTCTTAGTCGACCAAAAAAGTTTGGACCTTCGGTAAATATGTGGAATGTTCCAAAAAACTCGTTCTCTTGGTCTAATTCTCCGGTTAGAG GACCGATGAGCGCATCCGGTAATACagggtcaactgaaagtcaacatGATTTTTACTCGACGTTTCACAAGACACCAGACAGAAAGAAGTTCACGAAAAAAGAATGGGAGGAATTTACAGAAGAATCAACGAGAGAATCAGTTGCTGAGCTGGCATCTTCACCTGAATTCACCGAATGGATGATCAAGAACGCGAATAGAATCAAACTCCTTCCTGATAATAATGGATCCGATGATGATGCTAGCGGGTCGGATTCTACAGATGGATATTTGGTTAAGAAAAAAACTCGTTTTTTCAACTGGGGAAGGCGATAG
- the LOC139876758 gene encoding putative vesicle-associated membrane protein 726, whose product MPSQGSLIYSFVARDKLILAEYTEFTGNFQSVAAQCLQKLPTNNNRFTYNCDGHTFNFLHEQGYTYCVVAVESAGRELPIAFLERVKDEFYSKYGTGKGKNAGSKSLNKEFGSKMKEQMRYCVSHPEEISKIAKVKAQVSEVKGVMMENIEKVLDRGEKIELLVDKTDNLRNQAQDFKKQGTKMKRKMWIQNMKVKLIVFGIIIALILIIILSICPGFKCF is encoded by the exons ATGCCTTCACAAGGATCTTTGATCTATAGTTTTGTTGCTAGGGACAAGTTGATCCTTGCTGAATATACAGAGTTCACGGGCAACTTTCAAAGCGTCGCTGCACAATGTCTTCAAAAACTTCCCACAAACAACAATCGGTTCACGTATAATTGTGATGGCCACACATTTAATTTCCTCCATGAGCAAGGATACA CATATTGTGTTGTTGCGGTTGAATCTGCCGGAAGGGAACTTCCCATTGCCTTTTTAGAGCGTGTTAAGGACGAGTTTTATAGCAAATATGGCACAGGAAAAGGCAAAAATGCTGGTTCCAAAAGTCTAAACAAAGAGTTTGG ATCGAAAATGAAAGAACAAATGCGCTACTGTGTCTCACATCCTGAAGAGATCAGCAAGATAGCTAAGGTTAAGGCTCAAGTTTCTGAAGTCAAGGGAGTTATGATGGAGAACATTGAGAAG GTTCTTGATCGCGGAGAGAAGATTGAACTACTAGTTGATAAAACTGACAATCTTCGCAATCAG GCACAAGATTTCAAGAAACAAGGAACCAAAATGAAGAGAAAAATGTGGATTCAGAATATGAAGGTGAAACTGATAGTTTTCGGCATCATTATTGCCTTAATACTCATCATTATTCTCTCGATCTGCCCCGGCTTCAAATGCTTTTAA